In Spirochaeta thermophila DSM 6578, the following proteins share a genomic window:
- a CDS encoding HD domain-containing protein: protein MEKGSPVAVLDIGTIALRLVVAQLFPKGEFRILDRAVRNCPLGKDVFETGRIGQETMLAALQILKDFCELLSGWGIPPQDVRVIATSALREARNSDAFVERVERELGLRIKVVEGIEQGHLTYLAVQKGLSRIKEFARTNALILEVGGGSTEIMVFKRGKMVSSHSLNLGTVRLLKQVPGTLREWSRLEHFVREAILGIWELLNSELPLERIATYVAVGGDPRFVASRVGRREKLPFWRISKEGFLTFLHDLKDLSPEDCVRKFSLSFAEAENLLPALLIHREFLLSTAADELIVPDVSIREGVLVGMALGSEVEREQEFYPQIIASAENLARKFSSDLSHALFVRDLALTLFDALSSLHGMDSHDRLVLEVAAILHDVGRFVHPERHEVHGAYLVRNSDLFGFSKGELEVAARVIELHRGAWVERIREISDPAVRFRVKKLASLLRVADALDRSHRQRFVPAGVEVTEREVLVRSESGAGGEGEALALREKGDLFEEVWGRRIRLV, encoded by the coding sequence ATGGAAAAGGGATCTCCGGTGGCTGTATTGGATATAGGGACCATCGCGCTTCGGCTTGTGGTCGCCCAGCTCTTTCCAAAGGGTGAGTTCAGGATCCTCGATCGGGCGGTACGCAACTGTCCTCTGGGTAAGGATGTGTTCGAAACGGGGAGGATCGGGCAGGAGACGATGCTCGCCGCGCTCCAGATACTCAAGGACTTCTGCGAGCTGCTCTCGGGGTGGGGCATCCCGCCCCAGGATGTGCGGGTGATCGCCACGAGTGCCTTGCGGGAGGCCCGTAACAGCGACGCCTTCGTGGAGCGGGTGGAGCGGGAGTTGGGTCTCAGGATCAAAGTGGTGGAAGGGATCGAACAGGGCCACCTCACGTACCTCGCGGTACAGAAGGGTCTCTCCCGAATCAAGGAGTTCGCTCGGACCAACGCCCTCATCCTGGAGGTGGGAGGGGGCTCCACGGAGATCATGGTCTTCAAGCGTGGGAAGATGGTCTCTTCACATTCCCTCAACCTGGGTACCGTCCGATTGCTCAAGCAGGTGCCGGGTACGCTCAGGGAGTGGTCGAGGCTCGAGCATTTCGTGAGGGAGGCGATCCTCGGCATCTGGGAGCTCCTCAACTCCGAGCTTCCCCTCGAGAGGATCGCCACCTATGTGGCGGTGGGTGGGGATCCTCGTTTCGTCGCTTCCCGGGTGGGGAGGCGGGAAAAACTGCCTTTCTGGCGTATCTCAAAAGAGGGATTCCTCACCTTTCTCCACGATCTCAAGGATCTCTCTCCAGAGGATTGCGTGAGAAAGTTCAGCCTCTCGTTCGCCGAGGCGGAGAACCTCCTCCCGGCCCTCCTCATCCACAGGGAGTTCCTCCTGAGCACGGCCGCGGACGAACTCATCGTTCCGGACGTGAGTATCAGGGAGGGGGTCCTGGTGGGGATGGCTCTCGGTTCGGAGGTGGAGAGGGAACAGGAGTTCTATCCTCAGATCATCGCCTCGGCGGAGAACCTCGCCCGGAAGTTCTCGTCCGATCTCTCCCATGCCCTGTTCGTGAGGGATCTCGCCCTCACGCTCTTCGACGCCCTTTCCTCCCTCCACGGTATGGATTCCCACGACAGGCTCGTACTGGAGGTGGCGGCCATCCTCCACGACGTGGGAAGGTTCGTCCATCCGGAGCGTCACGAAGTGCACGGGGCGTACCTGGTGAGGAACAGCGATCTGTTCGGGTTCTCCAAGGGGGAGCTCGAAGTGGCAGCCAGGGTGATAGAGCTCCACAGAGGGGCGTGGGTGGAGAGGATACGGGAGATCTCCGACCCCGCTGTGCGGTTCCGGGTGAAGAAGCTGGCTTCTCTCCTCAGGGTGGCGGATGCTCTCGACAGGAGTCACCGGCAGAGGTTCGTCCCGGCCGGTGTCGAGGTGACCGAGAGAGAGGTCCTCGTCCGCAGTGAGAGCGGTGCCGGCGGGGAAGGGGAGGCTCTCGCGTTGCGGGAGAAGGGCGACCTCTTCGAGGAGGTATGGGGAAGGAGGATCAGGCTGGTATGA
- a CDS encoding NfeD family protein produces the protein MRYLPLLWILGGILLSLLEFWIPGFVVFFFGTGAVFTGVLCLIFPGLANDILFQVVLWVASSFLSFALLRRFLTPLFGGELLDRQTPESVGRTALVTEEISPERPGRIRFQGTTWEAVTYDEEPIPPGTRVLILEQEGLRFAVTRQDDDVEED, from the coding sequence ATGAGATACCTTCCTCTTCTCTGGATCCTGGGGGGTATCCTCCTCTCCCTCCTCGAGTTCTGGATACCAGGGTTCGTGGTGTTCTTCTTCGGCACAGGGGCGGTCTTCACAGGGGTGCTCTGCCTCATCTTCCCCGGCCTCGCCAACGACATCCTCTTCCAGGTCGTCCTCTGGGTCGCATCCTCATTCCTCTCGTTCGCGCTCCTCAGAAGGTTCCTCACCCCCCTTTTCGGGGGAGAACTCCTCGACCGCCAGACCCCCGAATCCGTGGGCCGCACCGCCCTCGTGACCGAAGAGATCTCCCCGGAAAGGCCGGGGAGGATCCGATTCCAGGGTACCACATGGGAGGCCGTCACCTACGACGAGGAACCCATCCCGCCGGGGACCAGGGTCCTCATCCTCGAGCAGGAGGGACTGAGGTTCGCGGTCACCCGCCAGGACGACGACGTGGAGGAAGACTGA
- a CDS encoding SPFH domain-containing protein, with product MNVFLTYLVSLFILWLAFIIFFRLIRIVPEQEAWVVEQLGKYRKTMGAGLHFVVPFIQRVAYRHTLKEQVLDVEPQVCITRDNVQVTVDGVLYLKVVDPVKASYGIDDYRYASIQLAKTTMRSEIGKIDLDNTFSERERINTAIVKAVDEASDPWGVKVTRYEIRDILPPVTVLEAMERQVQAERKKRAQILTSEGEKEARINLARGERESAINLSKGEKQAKINTAEGEAYAVETIARATAESLTEVGKAISEPGGRKAVKLKITQQFLTRLGDILSEARISVLPFDLSQVRSLLQVMEEAASGKSQGGER from the coding sequence ATGAACGTCTTTCTCACCTATCTCGTGAGCCTCTTCATCCTGTGGCTCGCCTTCATCATTTTCTTCAGGCTCATCCGCATCGTCCCGGAACAGGAGGCATGGGTGGTGGAGCAGCTGGGGAAGTACCGCAAGACCATGGGTGCGGGACTCCATTTCGTGGTCCCCTTCATCCAACGGGTGGCCTACCGTCATACGCTCAAGGAGCAGGTCCTCGACGTGGAACCGCAGGTCTGCATCACGAGGGACAACGTGCAGGTCACCGTGGACGGCGTGCTCTACCTCAAGGTGGTCGATCCGGTGAAGGCGAGCTACGGCATCGACGACTACCGGTATGCATCCATCCAGCTCGCGAAGACCACCATGAGGTCCGAGATCGGAAAGATCGATCTGGACAACACGTTCTCCGAACGGGAGCGCATCAACACCGCCATCGTGAAGGCCGTGGACGAGGCCTCCGACCCCTGGGGCGTGAAGGTGACGCGTTACGAGATACGTGACATCCTCCCACCCGTCACGGTGCTCGAGGCCATGGAACGACAGGTCCAGGCGGAGAGAAAGAAGCGTGCGCAGATCCTCACGAGCGAAGGAGAAAAGGAAGCGAGGATCAACCTCGCACGGGGTGAGCGCGAGAGTGCCATCAATCTCTCGAAGGGGGAGAAACAGGCGAAGATAAACACCGCCGAGGGAGAGGCCTATGCGGTGGAGACGATCGCCCGGGCCACGGCGGAGAGCCTCACCGAGGTGGGGAAGGCCATCTCCGAACCCGGAGGAAGAAAGGCGGTGAAACTCAAGATCACGCAACAGTTCCTCACCAGGCTCGGCGACATCCTCTCGGAGGCACGGATCTCCGTACTTCCCTTCGACCTCTCGCAGGTGAGATCGCTCCTCCAGGTGATGGAAGAGGCTGCCTCGGGGAAGTCTCAAGGAGGTGAACGATGA
- a CDS encoding SPFH domain-containing protein, translating into MNPLLIPELIPLWIMSAIILLVLLVQILRSIRIVPAQTVLVVERLGKYSRTLGAGIHLLVPFMERVKYVHTLKEQVIDVPKQPAITRDNVRIEIDGVLYLKLMDPVKASYGIEDYHYATIQLAQTTMRSVIGQLELDKTFEEREAINAAIVRGISDATEPWGVQIVRYEIQNIHVPQSILEAMEIQMKAEREKRAVVAQSEGEMESRINHSLGVMEELIQKSEGEKQARINEADGKAVEIRALAKATAESIRSLAGAVTREGGEDAVLLQISQQYVEELSQLARKETSLVLPLNLGDLTQVLESLTRAVREE; encoded by the coding sequence ATGAATCCACTCCTCATACCCGAACTCATCCCCCTCTGGATCATGAGCGCGATCATCCTCCTGGTGCTTCTGGTCCAGATCCTCAGATCGATCCGCATCGTCCCGGCCCAGACCGTGCTGGTAGTGGAACGCCTGGGCAAATATTCCCGCACTCTCGGAGCCGGCATCCACCTCCTCGTACCGTTCATGGAACGGGTGAAATACGTCCACACCCTCAAGGAACAGGTAATCGACGTCCCGAAACAGCCCGCGATCACGAGGGACAACGTGCGGATAGAGATAGACGGAGTCCTCTATCTCAAACTCATGGACCCGGTGAAGGCGAGCTACGGCATAGAAGACTATCACTACGCCACCATCCAGCTCGCCCAGACCACCATGCGCTCCGTCATAGGCCAGCTCGAACTCGACAAGACATTCGAGGAGCGCGAGGCCATCAACGCCGCCATCGTGCGGGGCATCTCCGACGCGACGGAACCATGGGGCGTCCAGATCGTACGCTACGAGATCCAGAACATCCATGTACCGCAGAGCATCCTGGAAGCAATGGAGATCCAGATGAAGGCGGAACGCGAGAAGCGGGCGGTCGTGGCCCAGAGCGAAGGGGAGATGGAATCCCGTATCAACCATTCGCTCGGTGTGATGGAGGAACTCATCCAGAAGAGCGAGGGGGAAAAGCAGGCCCGGATCAACGAAGCGGACGGGAAGGCGGTGGAGATCCGCGCCCTCGCTAAAGCCACCGCCGAGAGCATCCGCTCCCTCGCAGGGGCCGTTACCCGGGAAGGGGGAGAGGATGCGGTGCTCCTCCAGATCTCCCAGCAATACGTGGAAGAGCTCTCACAACTCGCCCGCAAGGAGACATCTCTCGTCCTTCCGCTCAACCTGGGAGACCTCACCCAGGTGCTGGAGAGTCTCACACGGGCGGTTCGAGAAGAATGA
- the aspS gene encoding aspartate--tRNA(Asn) ligase yields MRVLAARIASHTGKDVVVKGWVHRIRELGGISFIILRDRSGEVQLVLEGSADLTLESVISVKGRVEANEKAPGGAEIHVGEIEVLARAEPDLPIPINQDPSQLSLDALLDHRMLSLRIPKIRTIFTLQAGLVQYFADYLRSQGFSEIKTSKLIATGTEGGTGLFEVNYFDRKVYLAQSPQFYKQAMVASGMERVFEIGMAYRAEKHDTPRHLNEYVSLDVEMAFIETEHDLMDLEEGILAYMFEKVKSEHEEVLRLWDATVPDPERVKDIPRISYDEGKKIASERAGRKIFEINPEAERLLCEWAHEKAGIEAVFVYGFPRRARPFYTYPEGRSSTRSFDLLFRGLEITTGGRRIHEYSMLKETLPLFGLTEEGLGGYVEIFKYGCPPHGGFAIGLERLTQKILGLQNVREASLFPRDRRRVSP; encoded by the coding sequence ATGAGGGTGCTCGCAGCACGGATCGCCTCGCATACGGGGAAGGATGTGGTGGTGAAGGGGTGGGTGCACAGGATCAGGGAGCTGGGGGGTATCTCCTTCATCATACTGCGAGATCGCAGCGGGGAAGTGCAGCTCGTCCTCGAGGGATCTGCAGACCTCACGCTCGAGTCGGTGATCTCCGTGAAGGGAAGGGTTGAGGCGAACGAGAAGGCCCCCGGTGGGGCCGAGATCCACGTGGGTGAGATTGAGGTCCTCGCCCGGGCGGAACCCGATCTTCCCATCCCCATCAATCAGGATCCTTCCCAGCTCTCCCTCGACGCCCTGCTCGATCACAGGATGCTCTCCCTCCGTATCCCCAAGATCCGCACCATATTCACCCTTCAGGCGGGCCTCGTACAGTATTTCGCAGATTACCTCAGGTCCCAGGGGTTCTCGGAGATAAAGACGAGCAAGCTCATCGCCACGGGGACCGAAGGGGGGACCGGGCTGTTCGAGGTGAACTACTTCGACCGAAAGGTGTACCTCGCCCAGTCCCCCCAGTTCTACAAACAAGCCATGGTGGCCTCCGGGATGGAGCGGGTCTTCGAGATAGGGATGGCCTACCGGGCGGAGAAACACGACACGCCCCGCCACCTCAACGAGTACGTCTCGCTCGACGTGGAGATGGCCTTCATAGAGACCGAGCACGATCTCATGGACCTGGAGGAGGGTATCCTCGCCTACATGTTCGAGAAGGTGAAGAGCGAGCACGAGGAGGTGCTCAGGCTCTGGGATGCCACGGTGCCGGATCCCGAGAGGGTGAAGGACATCCCCCGCATCTCGTACGACGAGGGCAAGAAGATCGCGTCCGAGCGTGCGGGGAGGAAGATCTTCGAGATCAACCCCGAGGCCGAACGTCTCCTCTGCGAGTGGGCCCATGAAAAGGCCGGGATAGAGGCGGTCTTCGTCTACGGTTTTCCCCGGAGGGCCCGGCCGTTCTATACCTATCCGGAGGGACGGAGTTCCACCAGGAGTTTCGACCTCCTCTTCAGGGGGCTCGAGATCACCACGGGCGGAAGACGGATCCACGAGTACTCCATGCTCAAGGAGACACTGCCGCTCTTCGGTCTCACCGAGGAGGGGCTCGGGGGTTATGTGGAAATCTTCAAGTACGGGTGTCCACCTCACGGTGGATTCGCCATAGGACTCGAGCGTCTCACCCAGAAGATCCTGGGGCTTCAGAACGTGCGGGAGGCCTCTCTCTTTCCCCGGGACAGGCGAAGGGTGTCCCCCTGA
- the gatB gene encoding Asp-tRNA(Asn)/Glu-tRNA(Gln) amidotransferase subunit GatB has product MYQAYIGLEIHIQLLTKSKVFCSCRAQFGDEPNTNVCPVCMGYPGVLPALNEEAVRMGYVVARALNCTLSRRTVFARKNYFYPDMPKNYQISQYDDPIGRDGYIDIEIGGRIKRVRVHEVHLEEDAGKMIHVGDASLCDDNRAGTPLLEIVTEPDMESGEEAEALIQEFRRMVRYLGVCDGNMEEGSLRCDANVSVNEAGKGLGTKVEIKNLNSSRFVRLALDHEIERQKALLEEGRQVVQETRLWNENRDVTESMRTKESAHDYRYFPEPDLPPFVPDEAFFARVEASLVELPLARKQRFLSDYGISVQQADFLIEEKARADFFEEAVRRGVAPSTAAAWLAGDVAKLLNRYRVELDASPLTMDRFVLLMELLQKGEIHGRIAKQVLSAVFEEDKDPSRIIEEKGWRQLSEEELVKVVDEVITAHPKAVEQVKGGEEKPVGFLMGQVMARTAGRAHPEKTREVLLSRIRGGEG; this is encoded by the coding sequence GTGTATCAGGCGTATATCGGTCTTGAGATCCACATACAGCTTCTCACGAAAAGCAAGGTCTTCTGCTCCTGCAGAGCACAGTTCGGTGATGAGCCGAATACGAACGTGTGTCCGGTGTGTATGGGATATCCCGGGGTCCTGCCCGCCCTCAACGAAGAGGCGGTGAGGATGGGGTATGTGGTGGCCCGCGCCCTCAACTGTACTTTGAGCAGGCGTACGGTCTTCGCGAGGAAGAACTACTTCTATCCCGACATGCCGAAGAACTACCAGATCTCACAGTACGACGATCCGATCGGTCGGGATGGGTATATCGACATCGAGATCGGGGGGAGGATCAAGCGGGTGCGTGTCCACGAGGTGCATCTGGAGGAGGATGCGGGTAAGATGATCCACGTGGGGGACGCCTCCTTGTGCGACGACAACCGAGCGGGCACACCGCTCCTCGAGATCGTGACCGAGCCCGATATGGAGAGCGGGGAGGAGGCGGAGGCGCTCATCCAGGAATTCCGGCGTATGGTCCGCTACCTGGGCGTGTGCGATGGGAACATGGAGGAAGGATCGCTCAGATGCGACGCCAACGTCTCCGTGAACGAGGCGGGCAAGGGGCTCGGCACCAAGGTGGAGATAAAGAACCTCAATTCCAGCAGGTTCGTGCGCCTGGCGCTCGACCACGAGATCGAGCGCCAGAAGGCCCTCCTCGAAGAGGGAAGGCAGGTGGTGCAGGAGACCAGGCTCTGGAACGAGAACCGGGATGTCACGGAATCCATGCGGACCAAGGAGAGCGCCCACGATTACAGGTATTTCCCCGAGCCCGATCTTCCTCCGTTCGTGCCGGACGAGGCCTTTTTCGCTCGGGTGGAGGCCTCGCTCGTGGAGCTTCCGCTGGCTCGGAAGCAGCGGTTCCTCTCGGACTACGGGATTTCGGTGCAGCAGGCCGACTTCCTCATAGAGGAGAAGGCTCGGGCCGATTTCTTCGAGGAGGCCGTGCGCCGAGGGGTCGCTCCTTCGACTGCCGCTGCATGGCTCGCCGGGGACGTGGCCAAGCTCCTCAACCGTTACAGGGTGGAGCTCGATGCCTCCCCGCTCACCATGGACCGTTTCGTCCTGCTCATGGAACTCCTTCAGAAGGGCGAGATCCATGGGAGGATCGCCAAGCAGGTCCTCTCGGCGGTATTCGAAGAGGACAAGGACCCTTCCCGGATCATCGAGGAGAAGGGTTGGAGGCAACTCTCCGAGGAGGAGCTCGTGAAGGTGGTGGACGAAGTCATCACCGCTCACCCCAAGGCGGTGGAACAGGTGAAGGGAGGGGAGGAGAAGCCCGTCGGTTTCCTCATGGGTCAGGTGATGGCCCGTACCGCGGGAAGGGCCCACCCCGAGAAGACGCGCGAGGTGCTCCTCTCTCGGATCCGAGGAGGTGAGGGATGA
- a CDS encoding amidase family protein, which yields MDLLDGGAKEETYLSKLRERNEEIGAFLSLDAARGKALSSGDGVLRGLPFGVKDNIAVEGFPLTCASRMLQDLVSPYTATAVSRLLEQGAVVVGKTNLDEFGMGSSCDMSALGRTNNPWDLSRAAGGSSGGSAAAVSAGMVPFALGSDTGGSVRQPAAFCGVYGLKPTYGVVSRFGLVAYASSLEVIGAVAMDLDLLETVFEVMRGEDERDHSSLDPEEDDCEVRRIAVLTGDLGLEAPVARAYERAQEVLKDLGFQLVEVVLPELEYAVPAYYTIATAEASANLARYTGIRYGHRPMWSENPQELMRKARSEGFGPEVKLRILLGTFVLRSGFQDRYYHKAQRVRTLIRRSLEQVFSSADVLLMPVFPTLPFPHGEGGLSSFQQKMADRFTTTANLAGVPALAVPVGREEGLPVGVQVMAPPFGEQRLFQVARAYRRVYTPEHPVAYPPLWS from the coding sequence ATGGATCTTCTTGACGGGGGAGCGAAAGAGGAGACATACCTCTCGAAGCTTAGGGAGAGGAACGAGGAGATAGGGGCGTTTCTCTCCCTCGATGCGGCGCGGGGGAAGGCCCTTTCGTCGGGGGACGGCGTGCTTCGTGGTCTCCCCTTCGGGGTGAAGGACAACATCGCGGTGGAGGGGTTTCCTCTCACGTGTGCGTCCCGGATGCTCCAGGACCTGGTGAGTCCCTATACCGCGACCGCGGTGAGTCGGCTTCTCGAGCAGGGAGCCGTGGTGGTGGGCAAGACGAACCTGGACGAGTTCGGTATGGGGTCTTCCTGCGACATGTCGGCCCTTGGGAGGACCAACAACCCCTGGGATCTCTCGAGGGCGGCGGGAGGTTCTTCCGGAGGAAGTGCTGCCGCGGTCTCCGCAGGGATGGTACCCTTCGCCCTGGGCTCGGACACCGGAGGTTCGGTGCGTCAGCCGGCGGCGTTCTGCGGGGTATATGGCCTCAAGCCCACCTACGGTGTGGTATCCCGTTTCGGTCTCGTGGCCTACGCTTCTTCCCTCGAGGTGATCGGGGCCGTGGCCATGGATCTCGACCTCCTGGAGACGGTCTTCGAGGTGATGAGGGGTGAGGACGAAAGGGATCACTCCTCTCTTGATCCGGAGGAGGACGACTGTGAGGTGAGGCGGATCGCCGTGCTCACCGGAGATCTGGGACTCGAAGCACCGGTGGCCCGGGCGTACGAGAGGGCCCAGGAGGTGCTCAAGGATCTGGGGTTCCAGCTCGTGGAGGTCGTCCTCCCTGAACTCGAATATGCCGTGCCCGCCTACTACACCATCGCGACGGCGGAGGCGAGCGCGAACCTGGCGCGGTACACCGGTATCCGTTACGGACACCGACCGATGTGGTCGGAGAACCCCCAGGAGCTCATGCGCAAGGCGAGGAGCGAGGGGTTCGGCCCCGAGGTGAAGCTCCGCATCCTCCTGGGGACCTTCGTCCTTCGCTCGGGTTTCCAGGATCGGTACTACCACAAAGCGCAGCGGGTGCGCACCCTCATACGGAGGAGCCTCGAGCAGGTGTTCTCCTCCGCGGATGTCTTGCTCATGCCGGTCTTCCCTACGCTCCCGTTTCCCCACGGAGAGGGAGGGCTCTCCTCCTTCCAGCAGAAGATGGCGGACCGTTTCACCACCACCGCGAACCTCGCAGGTGTGCCTGCGCTCGCAGTGCCCGTGGGAAGAGAGGAGGGCCTTCCCGTGGGCGTCCAGGTGATGGCCCCGCCGTTCGGGGAGCAGCGTCTCTTCCAGGTGGCACGTGCGTATCGCCGTGTGTACACTCCGGAACACCCCGTCGCCTATCCCCCGTTATGGAGTTGA
- the gatC gene encoding Asp-tRNA(Asn)/Glu-tRNA(Gln) amidotransferase subunit GatC, with protein MQRKELEITAELAALELSEEEFSRLQEEVEQMLRYFETMDELEVEDVPPTTHAFIRKNRLRKDVSIPWENRDVLLENAPEVEDRFIVIPNVL; from the coding sequence ATGCAGAGAAAAGAACTCGAGATCACCGCCGAACTCGCCGCTCTCGAGCTTTCCGAGGAGGAGTTCTCCCGTCTCCAGGAAGAAGTGGAGCAGATGCTCCGTTATTTCGAAACGATGGATGAGTTGGAAGTGGAAGATGTGCCCCCGACCACCCACGCATTCATTCGAAAGAACAGACTCCGGAAGGACGTGTCCATTCCGTGGGAGAACCGTGATGTCCTCCTCGAGAACGCACCAGAGGTGGAGGACCGGTTCATCGTCATCCCGAATGTGCTGTAG
- a CDS encoding MGH1-like glycoside hydrolase domain-containing protein yields MIDSKFPQVHLYDQDLVDLYNQTWALIADFWKQGQNGWAKKFFIHPEADLLSLFESALSTFFLVYSNNEYPAHPQMDNLYRKQEENGAIRAYYDVEEGAPFLTPDNPEGLAPPLLAWTEHNLYHKIGNKKRIKEVMPYLQKYFTWLEATCKDDSGLYHAPLSATMIPTPSRKEAYYPVDFNALAALNAWYMAELGDLLNDKELSFFYRKHYFALKTRINNLMWDEETGFYYDLDKDQRQLPHRTLGAFWTLLAQIPNEGRAERLISYLRDPKEFGTPNPFPTISASDPLFSEEGNGPCGSVYPCFTFMVIKGLELYKHYELAREAAFRHLYFILDTLYPDEKTRGDLWEAYKPTKEGPAIWEGHPEFPRKNFLPYVALATITLMIENVIGLSISLPRKTVDWIIPALEIMGIENLSLKRNYITILTNKNNMGWEVRLESEKLYYFTIDILGKKRKTLPIPSGKCSILIDKI; encoded by the coding sequence GTGATAGACTCCAAGTTTCCTCAGGTACACCTCTACGATCAGGACCTGGTGGATCTCTACAACCAGACATGGGCCCTCATTGCAGACTTCTGGAAGCAGGGACAGAACGGGTGGGCAAAGAAGTTCTTCATCCACCCCGAGGCCGACCTGCTCAGCCTCTTCGAATCGGCCCTCTCCACCTTCTTCCTGGTCTACAGCAACAACGAGTACCCGGCCCATCCCCAGATGGACAACCTCTACCGCAAGCAGGAGGAGAACGGCGCCATCAGGGCATACTACGATGTGGAGGAAGGGGCCCCCTTTCTCACACCGGACAACCCCGAGGGTCTCGCCCCACCCCTCCTCGCCTGGACCGAGCACAACCTCTACCACAAAATAGGGAACAAGAAGCGAATCAAGGAGGTGATGCCCTATCTCCAGAAGTACTTCACCTGGCTCGAGGCCACCTGCAAGGACGACTCAGGCCTCTACCACGCCCCCCTCTCCGCCACGATGATTCCCACCCCCTCCAGGAAAGAGGCCTACTACCCGGTGGACTTCAACGCCCTCGCAGCCCTCAACGCGTGGTACATGGCGGAACTGGGGGACCTGCTCAACGACAAAGAACTCAGTTTTTTCTACAGGAAGCACTACTTCGCACTCAAAACCCGTATCAACAACCTCATGTGGGACGAGGAGACGGGGTTCTACTACGACCTCGACAAGGATCAGCGGCAGCTGCCCCACCGTACCCTCGGCGCCTTCTGGACCCTTCTGGCCCAGATCCCCAACGAGGGGAGGGCCGAGCGACTCATCTCCTACCTCAGGGACCCCAAGGAATTCGGCACTCCCAACCCCTTCCCCACCATCTCCGCTTCCGATCCCCTCTTCTCGGAAGAGGGAAACGGCCCCTGTGGTTCGGTCTACCCGTGCTTCACCTTCATGGTGATCAAGGGGCTGGAACTCTACAAACATTACGAACTCGCCCGGGAGGCGGCGTTCCGCCATCTCTACTTCATCCTCGACACCCTCTACCCCGACGAGAAGACGAGAGGAGATCTCTGGGAGGCCTACAAACCCACGAAAGAGGGACCCGCCATCTGGGAGGGACATCCCGAGTTTCCGAGGAAGAACTTCCTCCCCTATGTCGCCCTCGCCACCATCACGCTCATGATCGAGAACGTGATAGGGCTCTCCATCAGCCTTCCGCGCAAAACCGTGGACTGGATCATCCCTGCCCTGGAGATCATGGGCATCGAGAACCTGTCACTCAAGAGAAACTACATCACCATCCTCACGAACAAGAACAACATGGGCTGGGAAGTGAGGCTCGAATCCGAGAAGCTCTACTACTTCACCATCGACATTTTGGGGAAGAAGAGGAAGACCCTCCCCATCCCTTCGGGGAAGTGTTCCATCCTCATCGACAAGATCTAG
- the deoD gene encoding purine-nucleoside phosphorylase, with translation MSIHIGAKEGEIADVVLLPGDPLRAQEIAQRFLHDPVCYNRVRNMLGFTGTWRGMRVSVQGTGMGIPSISIYVEELIREYGAKILMRVGTCGSLQRDVGLYHLVLAQSASSDSNVNRRRFRGLDFAPWADFDLLSTAFQVARERGLPVHVGGVISSDTFYQPDPEEWKLWARYGVMAVEMEASGLYTIALREGVKALTLLTVSDSLVTGELTSAEEREKGMLSMVEVALETASRVREAL, from the coding sequence ATGAGTATCCATATAGGAGCGAAGGAAGGCGAGATCGCGGATGTGGTCCTCCTTCCCGGCGATCCGCTCAGGGCCCAGGAGATTGCCCAGCGGTTTCTCCACGACCCTGTGTGCTACAACAGGGTTCGGAACATGCTCGGCTTCACCGGTACCTGGAGAGGGATGAGGGTCTCGGTCCAGGGCACGGGGATGGGTATCCCCTCGATCTCCATCTATGTGGAGGAGCTCATCAGGGAGTATGGGGCCAAGATCCTCATGCGTGTGGGTACGTGTGGAAGCCTCCAGCGAGATGTGGGCCTCTACCACCTGGTGCTCGCACAGAGCGCCTCCTCCGATTCGAATGTGAATAGACGCCGGTTCCGCGGTCTCGACTTCGCGCCGTGGGCGGACTTCGATCTCCTTTCGACGGCTTTCCAGGTGGCACGGGAGAGAGGACTTCCCGTGCACGTGGGAGGTGTCATTTCCTCGGATACCTTCTATCAGCCCGATCCCGAGGAGTGGAAGCTGTGGGCACGGTACGGGGTCATGGCCGTAGAGATGGAGGCCTCCGGGCTCTACACCATCGCACTCAGGGAGGGGGTGAAGGCCCTCACCCTCCTCACGGTGAGCGACAGCCTCGTCACCGGAGAGCTCACGTCCGCTGAGGAACGGGAGAAGGGCATGCTCTCCATGGTGGAGGTGGCCCTCGAAACCGCCTCTCGGGTGAGAGAGGCCCTTTGA